In the Prochlorococcus marinus str. MIT 9312 genome, TTGAACAATTGCATGGGGTCTTTTTTTTAATCTATTATCCCTATCAAATAGATCTCCCCATTTTGGATTCCACAACCCAATAGATTTCAAAGGTCCATATCTCATGGTGTCAATTCCTCTTCTGGCAATTTCTTCTATTGGCAAACAAGCTTCAAAGAAATTAGCAGATTCTTTTTCAAAATCTTTTAAATTAGCTTGCTCTCCTTCAATTAATTGGTTTCTGAAATTGGTGTACTCATATTTATCCATAGGGCAATTCAAATATGCCGGATCTCCTTTATCATATCTACTTGCTTTGAAGACAATCTCGTGATCAATAGAATCTCCATAAATAATTGGACTAGCCGCATCAAAAAAATGACAGTCATCAATACCTGTAAAATCTTGAATTTTATATGCCAAATCATCTGAAGTTAATGGACCAGTAGCGAGGATGGTTATATTTTCTTTGCTAGGGAGATCAAGTTGTTCAATTCTTTTTATATTAATTAAAGGATGATTAGATAAAGTTTCAGTCAAAGCATTACTAAATTTAGATCTATCTACAGCCAAGGCACCTCCAGCTGGAACCGCAAATTTATCTGCTGTTTGAACTATTAATGAATTAAAAATTCTTAATTCTTTTTGCAATAAACCTGCAGCTCTATCCGCACTTATTGCACCAAAACTATTACTACAAACCAATTCTCCAAATTCACCAGTATGATGAGCTGGAGTTGATTTGTAAGGCCTCATTTCAACTAGTTTAACTGGTACTCCAGCATTTGCTATCTGCCAAGCAGCCTCAGAACCTGCAAGACCTGCTCCTATTACAATTACCTCTTTATCTATCAATTAATTAATTTTTATTTCTCTCCGAATTGTCTATCCCATTGCTCTCTTGCTGGTTTTTGAATATTGAAAACAACCCATGCAACTGCAGCAATTATTGGGGCAAAAACGACAATAGCTCTTAACATCTGAAAAAATTCTGTTATTTAAAAATATCTTACCTATTAACTTCAAATAAAGAGAGAATTCTTAATTTTTTAGTTAATAAGTTAAGAAATGTATTTCAATTGTTCAAGTTACGATAATAAGTTGTTTTTTTTACCTTAAAAAGGGATAATTTCATATGTACTCAATTTTACAAAATGGGTCGCTAGCTCAGTGGTAGAGCATCCGGCTTTTAACCGGCTGGTCCTGAGTTCGAATCTCAGGCGACCCACATTTCATATATTTGAGTTCTTTTTTTAATTAACCTATAAAAATAAATTCAAACTTTTACAAAACTGGAACTTATTACTTCCTGCAAATATACAAAATAAATTGATCTATAAAAAAGATTTGATCTGTTTATTTGCTCCACAAGAATTTATAAAAATTGAAAAAGGCAAAACAATCAATTTATTAAGGCATAGCTCTAAAATACAATACATCGCTAATTCCAATTAAATGGAAAAGGAATCATTATAGACAAGGCAATAAATATAAAAAAAGCGATAAACCTCAACCATAAATAGAAAGATACTTATCTTATTTCATTTAATACAAAAAATGCTCTAACAAATGAAGAGTTTTAATAAATTCTTCTGATGATTAGAACAGTGGCACATTTATGTGTCAATATTGCTATATTCCAGGGCTTTCGACAAATTAAAATAAATACTTATAAGAATGAAACTGCAAAATACTTTACAAAGCTTCATAAATGCTGTTACAATCATTTACAAATATTATTTTTTTCATCATGACTCCAGAAGCAGAACGTTTTAATGGTTGGGCAGCAATGTTAGGTTTTGTAGCAGCTGTTGGTGCTTACGTAACAACTGGCCAAATCATCCCTGGCTGGTTCTAAATCATAAGGACATTAGTCGTTTAAATTGATAGATTACAAAAAAATAAATATTTGTAGTCTATCAATTATTTTGAATAATCTAAAAAAGGTGAATAGATAATGTTTTAACAAACCCTATCCTTTCCCTA is a window encoding:
- the trmFO gene encoding methylenetetrahydrofolate--tRNA-(uracil(54)-C(5))-methyltransferase (FADH(2)-oxidizing) TrmFO, yielding MIDKEVIVIGAGLAGSEAAWQIANAGVPVKLVEMRPYKSTPAHHTGEFGELVCSNSFGAISADRAAGLLQKELRIFNSLIVQTADKFAVPAGGALAVDRSKFSNALTETLSNHPLINIKRIEQLDLPSKENITILATGPLTSDDLAYKIQDFTGIDDCHFFDAASPIIYGDSIDHEIVFKASRYDKGDPAYLNCPMDKYEYTNFRNQLIEGEQANLKDFEKESANFFEACLPIEEIARRGIDTMRYGPLKSIGLWNPKWGDLFDRDNRLKKRPHAIVQLRKEDLEGKLLNMVGFQTNLKWSEQKRIFRIIPGLEKAEFVRFGVMHRNTFLESPKLLLPTLQFMKRESLFAAGQITGTEGYAAAAAGGLLAGINASLIAKGEIAVTFPDESMIGSLMNFISNRNKIMSSQKKNKFQPIPASFGLVPELTKRIKDKRSRYIAYQQRSVDVLNIFKRKLDYIFNKDHTLVKIN
- a CDS encoding high light inducible protein — protein: MTPEAERFNGWAAMLGFVAAVGAYVTTGQIIPGWF
- a CDS encoding photosystem II protein Y, with protein sequence MLRAIVVFAPIIAAVAWVVFNIQKPAREQWDRQFGEK